The DNA window GAATTGCCAGGCGATGTTCTCATCGTACCACAGTCAACCCTGGGAGGGATGCATAAGAAACGTCATGTAACATACCATTACAACATCAATAAAGAAGAAGCTTGTAAACTATACCAAGAATTTGTTAGACTGTGTAAGCATGCAGTAGAATCCAATGAAGACATCCCATGTCGTGTACGATATGGCCAGTATAATAACAAGTGTGAGAATATGACTGTTGAAAGTGGCAAATATGGTCTGATGACTCATTTACTAGAATTCTAGGTGTATAATATGGTCTGAAGACTCGTTTATTAGAATTCTAGGTGTATAATGTGGTCTGATGACTCATTTATTAGAATTCTAGGTGTATAATATGGTCTGATGACTCATTTATTAGAATTCTAGGTGTATAATGTGGTCTGATGACTCATTTATTAGAATTCTAGGTGTATAATATGGTCTGATGACTCATTTATTAGAATTCTAGGTGTATAATATGGTCTGATGACTCATTTACTAGAATTCTAGGTGTATAATATGGTCTGATGACTCATTTATTAGAATTCTAGGTGTATAATGTGGTCTGATGACTCATTTATTAGAATTCTAGGTGTATAATATGGTCTGATGACTCATTTATTAGAATTCTAGGTGTATAAGATGGTCTGGTGACTCATTTACTAGAATTCTAGGTGTATAATATGGTCTGAAGACTCATTTATTAGAATTCTAGGTGTATAATGTGGTCTGGTGACTCATTTATTAGAATTCTAGGTGTATAATATGGTCTGATGACTCATTTATTAGAATTCTAGGTGTATAATGTGGTCTGGTGACTCATTTATTAGAATTCTAGGTGTATAATATGGTCTGATGACTCATTTACTAGAATTCTAGGTGTATAATATGGTCTGATGACTCATTTATTAGAATTCTAGGTGTATAATATGGTCTGAAGACTCATTTATTAGAATTCTAGGTGTATAATGTGGTCTGATGACTCATTTACTAGAATTCTAGGTGTATAATATGGTCTGATGACTCATTTATTAGAATTCTAGGTGTATAATATGGTCTGATGACTCATTTATTAGAATTCTAGGTGTATAATATGGTCTGATGACTCATTTATTAGAATTCTAGGTGTATAATGTGGTCTGATGACTCATCTGTTAGAATTCTAGGTGTATCATGTGGTCTTATTACTCATTTACTAGAATTATAGGTGTATAATATGGTTTGATGACTCATCTATTAGAATTCTAGGTGTATAATATGGTCTGGTGACTCATTTACTAGAATTCTAGGTGTATAAGATGGTCTGAAGACTCGTTTATTAGAATTCTAGGTGTATAATATGATCTAATGACTCATTTACTAGAGTTCTTGGTGTATAATGTGGTCTGAAGACTCATTTATTAGAATTCTAGGTGTATAATATGGTCTGATGACTCATTTATTAGAATTCTAGGTGTATAATATGGTCTGATGACTCATTTATTAGAATTCTAGGTGTATAATATGGTCTGATGACTCATTTATTAGAATTCTTGGTGTATAATATGGTCTGATGACTCATTTATTAGAATTCTAGGTGTATAATATGGTCTGATGACTCATTTATTAGAATTCTAGGTGTATAATATGGTCTGATGACTCATTTACTAGAATTCTAGGTGTATAATATGGTCTGATGACTCATTTATTAGAATTCTAGGTGTATAATGTGGTCTGATGACTCATTTATTAGAATTCTAGGTGTATAATGTGGTCTGATGACTCATTTACTAGAATTCTAGGTGTATAATGTGGTCTGATGACTCATCTATTAGAATTCTAGGTGTATAATATGGTCTGATGACTCATTTATTAGAATTCTAGGTGTATAAGATGGTCTGATGACTCATTTATTAGAATTCTAGGTGTATAATATGGTCTGATGACTCATATTATACGAATTCTAGGTGTATAATATGGTCTGATGACTCATTTATTAGAATTCTAGGTGTATAATGTGGTCTGATGACTCATTTACTAGAATTCTAGGTGTATAATGTGGTCTGATGACTCATTTATTAGAATTCTAGGTGTATAATATGGTCTGATGACTCATTTATTAGAATTCTAGGTGTATAATATGGTCTGATGACTCATCTATTAGAATTCTAGGTGTATAATGTGGTCTGAAGACTCGTTTATTAAAATTCTAGGTGTATAATGTGGTCTGAAGACTCGTTTATTAAAATTCTTGGTGTATAATATGGTCTGAAGACTCGTTTATTAGAATTCTAGGTTAATAATATGGTTTGATGACTCATTTATTAGGATTCTAGGTGTATAATATGGTTTGATGACTtgctttttttttgttattgctACAGACAATCTGTTCAACGAATACAATCTTGATGAATGTTGAGTCAAAACTGTCATGTCATATGAGAAGTTATTGAAAGTGGGTTAAGTCCAAACTTGTGTGGACATTCCATTTGCAACCAATATAGATAAATCATATATCCTTATAAGCAGGAATATATAATTACCTTTAAAGAACCAAGAATTGGGTTACTTTTGGACTGTGTAAGTATAATCTATATACTTCATAGATACAACACATTGTCATAGTTACGTGAGAACGATCTGTGTGAATATTAAGCTGCTACCAAGAACATCCTTCACAACTCAACAGCAGTATTGGGTTTCAAATTACCACGTAAGCtaatatttgttattatatttaatttatattttatatttttgttgtaaGAACCAGCTGTTGGATAGTTTTGAGTTTTGTCAGTAGCATATTATTTATCGTACACATATCTAGAGAGTTTGGtagttcatacatgtattttgtgtataACGATATAGTTATATACAGGTCATACAGAAAACCTTCAAGATAACTGAATGTAGGGAATCATAACCACAAGTATTGTGGGCATGATGTATTATAAATGAATTACCATTATCgggtgtatgaatgtatgtatgtatgtatgtatgtatgtatgtatgtatgtatgtatgtgtgtatgtatgtatgtgtgtgtatgtgtgtatgtgtgtatgtatgtgtgtatgtgtgtatgtatgtatgtatgtatgtatgtatgtatgtgtgtatgtgtgtatgtgtgtatgtatgtgtgtgtgtatgtatgtatgtatgtatgtatgtgtgtatgtatgtgtgtgtatgtatgtatgtatgtatgtatgtatgtgtgtatgtgtgtatgtatgtatgtatgtatgtatatgtgtgtatgtatgtatgtatgtatgtatgtatgtatgtatgtatgtatgtgtatccattcatccatctctGTCTAtctacccacccatccatccatccagctatctatctatctatatatctatctatctgtctctgtctgtctgtctgtctgtttgtctgtctgtctctctctctctgtctgtctctctctcttgtctctctgtccctgtctgtctgtctttctgtctgtctatgtctatctttatctgtctctgtgtctctgtgtctatATCTTTTCATCCACCATCCATCCATAAATCCTTCCATCTATGTGACACGTGTAAGGTCAAAATTGTGTTAGGAAACACTGGGAAATGTATAAGTTATTAAGAAGAATTATTTCAATCACGTATTTTGAACACTTTAGTATCAAACAGTCATCACTTTCGTTTGCAATATATACCTATAGTCCGTCATACAAATATGAAGGTTTCAATGATTGGAAGCATTTATTATGATTCActattttaatcattttgagTTAGTCGTTAAAACCTGACGTGGTGAATACGACTAGATTCTTTATATACTTGAGTTATATTCGTTTATTTTCGTTTGTTTTCGATTCTGTTGTTCCgtgagtgatcgccgccttggAACAATAAAATCGAAAACATTAACAAACGACACTAAACGaatgaaataaaggtaaataagaaatcgagccgtattcaccacatcagattggTATTAATGGTACAAGGTGTACGGTGCAATTTAATTGTTTATAATGTCACTGTATAATCCTGAGAtgtataatatgaaaatattccTATAAAATATCCAATATATAACTACTGATGTTTGGTTGCTTAAAGTAATGCAAATACCTAATGATCAATGTAGCATTTGACAAATAGTCCGCAATTGTTAGAGCAAATCCATACTGAGTAGTTGAATTTGACTTTGTAGATTTATGCAATGTCGCAAtatggtgataacaacaatagtAGATTTAAAAGTGCTGTAACTAGCAAATATAGTGTTCTGTGTATATTATAACAATAGTAGATTTAAAAGTGTCGTAAATAGCAAATATAGTGTTCTGTGTATATTCActcaatatttattatatttgtattcTTGATTATAATATAAGTAAAATAGTCTTGTTAAGCAAATTCTGGTTCAGAATGTTATCTATACTACTGATTCAGTTCTTTGTATTCTTCTCCCTTTTCAAACTTTTACATactatactttacatgtaatgttggaATTGCCATTATCATCAATATTGTTGTAGTCGTCACCATCGTTGTCGTCACAGTAATCATCATCGTcattgtatcatcatcatcatcatcatcatcatcatcatcatcatcatcgttgtcgtcgtcgtcgtcatcatcatcatcatcatcatcatcatcgttgtcgtcgtcgtcattgtcatcatcgtcgtcgtcgtcatcatcaccgtcgtcatcatcatcatcgtcgtcatcgtcatcgtcgtcgtcgtcgtcgtcttctTGAATAGGGGTTGATCGAATTCTGACATCCAAGTGTTCTGATGACAAAAAACGgagatgttttctttttattattCATCACTATTTTGCGCCGTTATTCATTGTAGATATTGTTGAAACCTAATATGTACATTGATACTTTGTCAAAGACAAACAAGTTACGATTAGGTTGGAATGACAATTGAATATAGCTATATTGAAAGACTGCGTTTATTCTCAAATCACGTTTACGACTGTCATTTTATTTGAGTCGTCGCTACTACAGACCATCCAAGATTATCACAGGTAAAGTATGCTAGTGTCACCAAACATATAAATCTATTCAAGCCCTGAGATACGCGTGGGATTTGATCCATTCAAAATCAATTCCCCTATTACGATTTCACGTGCCACTGCGCAAACGTTGAAATCCAGTGGTGGATCCCTCACAAGTAGTTCAAttttgcatggtataattaattTACCCCTAGAACC is part of the Glandiceps talaboti chromosome 2, keGlaTala1.1, whole genome shotgun sequence genome and encodes:
- the LOC144453809 gene encoding D-aminoacyl-tRNA deacylase 2-like, whose protein sequence is MDKLSPNPTRASMPRARIVLQQCTSARVQVQSPAESTVDFIEISKGVVVYVCFLRDCTMELLNKMVHMVLNLRYLKGKEAERVSVLELPGDVLIVPQSTLGGMHKKRHVTYHYNINKEEACKLYQEFVRLCKHAVESNEDIPCRVRYGQYNNKCENMTVESGKYGLMTHLLEF